A section of the Primulina eburnea isolate SZY01 chromosome 1, ASM2296580v1, whole genome shotgun sequence genome encodes:
- the LOC140837850 gene encoding recQ-mediated genome instability protein 1 yields MSRRRFRVVCSSDEEEPPLPSPPLPRSPSYQGEQEDIIIDDIETDFQTVNINSSNRTPDTNNSTTNGGNTNVRFSSEPIHLDISDDEECDINNNSNNRSTYSSTNGNNQSDTSSSFRVSDSPVNVVLERLGLRLKREWLDSCLISLQLSVPGFQAMDDSSKAKLCFGKFLCSDMNYCGAGVLPSNVHTLNLVDLKGPFVLQVDEIVNISCPLRGRYQNAGPGIKRCLKLSMTDGVQRVFGMEYRPIKDLEVMSPAGLKIVLLNVNVRHGLLMLVPEVLEVLGGSVDELAAARQRLVNEINKPPRGKRTRTGVVPPLATRATLAAWPLHNTSVPGHADQSIRENTITLPGSGQENSSGIPAANRHRQAYADPGSGNNPESHTLSAPWALERVNVVRPNDLPTRMPSQTAGKETEFITPPPNVRPMHDRVAPLSTNNGACNSSFPVQPQVYCATPRSVDRTAGTPLMDAGQGTSFRVPVDAVFREDDVVSEITNVSDHNTSSTGRQEEFRGHIYGHMMEGTKPIESTGHGGHLDYTHGEDVTVPDNAKPNPSSSAYMDVEEISVADNVMHPFIFSGENEIPFTYLASLSAKWTSIEDNNNASVVRGKIKCFLTGVKGFQYKKRTTYELRVYVDDGSLISEVLVDHDVVQSGIGFSPREVSSALASSDARQVKDMKETMKQFQIFLVNFEGTIVVEMSKTSPVPVALEMTQGCSASDASLLLKRIKSSNSTPLKDCHLNLVDIRP; encoded by the exons ATGAGCAGGAGGCGTTTCCGTGTGGTCTGCTCTTCCGATGAAGAAGAACCGCCTCTGCCCTCGCCGCCACTCCCGAGGTCTCCATCTTATCAAGGAGAGCAAGAAGATATCATCATAGATGACATCGAGACAGATTTCCAAACCGTTAATATCAATTCCTCGAACCGTACCCCAGACACTAACAATTCCACCACCAACGGCGGTAATACAAATGTTCGTTTCTCCTCTGAACCCATCCATCTTGACATCTCTGACGACGAAGAATGTGATATTAACAACAATTCCAACAACCGTTCCACTTACAGCTCGACAAACGGAAATAATCAGAGTGATACTAGTAGTTCTTTCAGGGTTTCAGATTCTCCGGTTAATGTGGTTTTAGAAAGACTAGGGCTGAGATTGAAGAGAGAGTGGTTGGATTCTTGCTTGATCTCGCTACAGTTATCAGTGCCTGGGTTCCAGGCGATGGATGATTCATCAAAGGCGAAGCTTTGCTTTGGGAAGTTCTTGTGCTCGGACATGAATTACTGCGGTGCTGGGGTGCTTCCCTCGAACGTGCATACCTTGAATTTGGTTGATCTTAAGGGGCCTTTTGTCTTGCAG GTGGACGAGATAGTGAATATCAGCTGCCCTCTTCGTGGAAGGTACCAGAATGCTGGACCAGGCATCAAGAGGTGTCTCAAGTTGTCTATGACGGATGGCGTCCAGCGTGTGTTTGGCATGGAATATAGGCCCATCAAAGATCTTGAAGTTATGTCCCCTGCAGGACTTAAG ATAGTTCTTTTGAATGTTAACGTAAGACATGGGCTGTTAATGTTGGTCCCTGAAGTTCTGGAAGTTTTAGGAGGCTCTGTTGATGAATTGGCTGCTGCACGGCAGAGGCTTgttaatgaaataaataagccACCAAGGGGGAAGAG AACTAGGACAGGTGTGGTTCCTCCACTGGCAACTAGAGCGACTCTTGCGGCCTGGCCACTACATAATACTTCTGTTCCAGGGCATGCAGATCAAAGCATCAGGGAAAATACCATAACTTTACCAGGAAGTGGACAAG AAAATTCATCTGGCATCCCTGCTGCTAACAGGCACAGACAAGCGTATGCAGACCCAGGGAGTGGAAATAATCCTGAGTCTCACACATTATCTGCACCTTGGGCTCTGGAGCGTGTTAATGTTGTGCGCCCTAATGACTTACCTACAAGAATGCCATCACAGACTGCTGGGAAAG AAACTGAGTTTATCACCCCTCCTCCTAATGTCAGACCTATGCATGATCGTGTAGCTCCATTGAGTACAAATAATGGTGCTTGTAATTCATCTTTTCCTGTACAGCCACAAGTATATTGTGCTACTCCACGAAGTGTTGATAGAACTGCTGGTACACCTTTAATGGATGCTGGGCAAG GAACTTCTTTTCGTGTTCCTGTTGATGCTGTGTTTCGAGAAGATGATGTAGTTTCAGAGATTACAAATGTTTCTGATCATAACACATCATCAACCGGACGGCAAGAAGAGTTTCGAGGACACATTTATGGACACATGATGGAAGGCACAAAGCCCATAGAGTCTACTGGGCATG GCGGCCATCTTGATTACACGCACGGGGAAGATGTTACAGTTCCCGATAATGCTAAGCCTAATCCATCGTCCTCAGCATACATGGATGTTGAAGAAATATCTGTGGCCGATAATGTGATGCATCCTTTTATATTTTCCGGAGAGAATGAAATTCCCTTCACTTACTTGGCTAGTTTATCCGCCAAATGGACATCGATCGAGGACAACAACAACGCTTCCGTCGTTCGAGGAAAAATAAAG TGCTTTCTGACTGGTGTGAAGGGATTTCAATACAAAAAAAGGACCACATATGAACTTcgagtttatgttgatgatggTAGCCTGATCTCTGAGGTCCTCGTTGATCATGAT GTTGTACAAAGCGGAATAGGGTTCTCACCTCGAGAGGTTTCAAGCGCTCTGGCTTCTTCAGATGCCAGGCAGGTCAAAGATATGAAGGAAACAATGAAGCAGTTCCAGATATTCCTAGTTAACTTTGAG GGGACAATTGTTGTAGAGATGAGTAAAACTTCTCCCGTCCCAGTTGCTCTTGAAATGACTCAAGGTTGTTCAGCATCCGATGCCAGTTTACTTCTTAAAAGGATAAAATCTTCCAATTCTACTCCACTTAAAGATTGCCATTTGAATCTTGTTGATATACGTCcttga
- the LOC140837868 gene encoding uncharacterized protein isoform X1 translates to MGCGISKIDTSGATTLPVKLRPVFLRRLEEIKNRRHSQPLKDSTPSKKELLLHDIDEEDNVSHFSSFEYDTSKNVQLPTKDGTNPSKNESLPTRNSANSVGRFENSKGKDPTKPAGKASKESEAAKCDGNKCNTKDETLPEFSPKMKATNEPKEPETKGDKTKIEGNIANILTDEHGGEDDIEHDKERMISHRDDDVFPGSPSFRIYFTDGMDDDQIDNTRKNDALRDAGLSDDKASLKELPVKKEPKRGRKIQSFRKVLPKGGQSTVMNLLNVTSCYNSSHSARDHAHLLTAKTV, encoded by the exons ATGGGCTGCGGCATTTCGAAAATTGACACCAGTGGCGCCACCACATTACCAGTCAAGCTCCGGCCAGTCTTCCTCCGTCGGCTGGAGGAGATTAAAAACCGTAGGCATTCACAGCCCCTAAAGGATTCCACCCCTTCGAAGAAAGAACTGCTTTTGCATGATATAGACGAAGAAGATAACGTTTCCCATTTTTCATCATTCGAATATGACACATCGAAAAATGTGCAATTACCAACCAAAGATGGCACCAATCCATCAAAAAACGAATCATTACCCACCAGAAATAGCGCAAATTCGGTTGGGAGATTTGAGAATTCGAAGGGAAAAGATCCAACAAAGCCTGCCGGAAAAGCTTCAAAGGAAAGCGAAGCTGCAAAATGTGATGGTaataaatgcaacacaaaagATGAGACGCTTCCTGAATTTAGCCCGAAAATGAAGGCCACAAATGAACCCAAAGAGCCGGAAACTAAGGGTGATAAGACCAAGATTGAGGGCAATATTGCAAACATTCTGACGGATGAACATGGTGGTGAAGATGATATAGAACATGATAAGGAGAGAATGATTAGCCATCGGGATGACGACGTCTTTCCTGGCTCGCCGAGCTTTCGAATATACTTCACAGATGGTATGGATGATGACCAGATAGACAATACTC GAAAGAATGATGCCTTGAGGGACGCAGGTTTGAGTGATGATAAAGCATCATTAAAG GAGTTACCCGTGAAGAAGGAACCAAAGAGAGGAAGAAAAATCCAGAGCTTTAGAAAGGTGTTGCCAAAGGGAGGGCAATCAACGGTCATGAATCTGTTGAATGTGACATCCTGCTACAATTCATCACACTCAGCCCGTGATCATGCCCATCTTCTCACTGCCAAAACAGTTTGA
- the LOC140837868 gene encoding uncharacterized protein isoform X2 produces MGCGISKIDTSGATTLPVKLRPVFLRRLEEIKNRRHSQPLKDSTPSKKELLLHDIDEEDNVSHFSSFEYDTSKNVQLPTKDGTNPSKNESLPTRNSANSVGRFENSKGKDPTKPAGKASKESEAAKCDGNKCNTKDETLPEFSPKMKATNEPKEPETKGDKTKIEGNIANILTDEHGGEDDIEHDKERMISHRDDDVFPGSPSFRIYFTDGKNDALRDAGLSDDKASLKELPVKKEPKRGRKIQSFRKVLPKGGQSTVMNLLNVTSCYNSSHSARDHAHLLTAKTV; encoded by the exons ATGGGCTGCGGCATTTCGAAAATTGACACCAGTGGCGCCACCACATTACCAGTCAAGCTCCGGCCAGTCTTCCTCCGTCGGCTGGAGGAGATTAAAAACCGTAGGCATTCACAGCCCCTAAAGGATTCCACCCCTTCGAAGAAAGAACTGCTTTTGCATGATATAGACGAAGAAGATAACGTTTCCCATTTTTCATCATTCGAATATGACACATCGAAAAATGTGCAATTACCAACCAAAGATGGCACCAATCCATCAAAAAACGAATCATTACCCACCAGAAATAGCGCAAATTCGGTTGGGAGATTTGAGAATTCGAAGGGAAAAGATCCAACAAAGCCTGCCGGAAAAGCTTCAAAGGAAAGCGAAGCTGCAAAATGTGATGGTaataaatgcaacacaaaagATGAGACGCTTCCTGAATTTAGCCCGAAAATGAAGGCCACAAATGAACCCAAAGAGCCGGAAACTAAGGGTGATAAGACCAAGATTGAGGGCAATATTGCAAACATTCTGACGGATGAACATGGTGGTGAAGATGATATAGAACATGATAAGGAGAGAATGATTAGCCATCGGGATGACGACGTCTTTCCTGGCTCGCCGAGCTTTCGAATATACTTCACAGATG GAAAGAATGATGCCTTGAGGGACGCAGGTTTGAGTGATGATAAAGCATCATTAAAG GAGTTACCCGTGAAGAAGGAACCAAAGAGAGGAAGAAAAATCCAGAGCTTTAGAAAGGTGTTGCCAAAGGGAGGGCAATCAACGGTCATGAATCTGTTGAATGTGACATCCTGCTACAATTCATCACACTCAGCCCGTGATCATGCCCATCTTCTCACTGCCAAAACAGTTTGA
- the LOC140837859 gene encoding uncharacterized protein — MALLMETDSEPKTNDEIFDLEAISALKESAAIELKDKGNEYVKTGKKHYSDAIDCYTRAINQKALGDSEHSILYSNRAHVNLLLGNYRRALQDAEEASKLGPTNVKALYRAAKASSFLNLLDEAKVYCEKGLQQSPANEELKKLLKQINIKKSEQKSREAGISKVVATAESLVSSLEDRQLKMGRAIYQELTGIKKPMLDKSSLLHWPVILFYPEVMSSDIVEDFCETDRLSVHLDMMFSESSPRLPWDTGNEYTRDSLELYYEACSGVCLSKKEILCHLLEGTAASHLENLGTEETSVVNHTSAANGNGPKWVRVDERKTLLEILKGPNFIIPGIPVFFVVSKRSSFYKDFKSGKWSLPQL, encoded by the exons TTCGATCTTGAAGCCATATCTGCTCTCAAAGAGTCTGCTGCTATTGAACTTAAG GACAAGGGTAACGAGTATGTAAAAACGGGGAAGAAGCATTATTCAGATGCTATTGATTGCTACACGAGGGCCATTAATCAGAAGGCCTTGGGTGATTCAGAACACTCCATTCTTTATTCCAATCGGGCTCATGTCAATCTGCTCCTAGGAAATTACCGACGTGCTCTTCAGGATGCAGAGGAAGCTAGTAAATTAGGTCCTACAAATGTTAAG GCACTTTATCGGGCAGCCAAAGCATCATCATTTCTAAATTTGTTGGATGAGGCAAAGGTGTATTGTGAAAAGGGTCTCCAGCAATCACCTGCTAACGAAGAATTAAAGAAGCTGTTGAAGCAAATCAATATAAAGAAATCAGAACAAAAATCCCGTGAAGCAGGCATTTCTAAAGTCGTGGCAACAGCTGAG AGCCTTGTCTCCTCCTTGGAAGATAGGCAACTGAAAATGGGAAGGGCAATATATCAAGAACTCACTGGAATCAAGAAACCAATGTTAGACAAAAGCAGTTTGCTGCACTGGCCGGTTATTCTTTTCTATCCTGAGGTTATGTCCAGTGACATTGTTGAGGATTTTTGTGAGACTGACAGGCTTTCAGTTCATCTCGACATGAT GTTCTCAGAAAGTAGTCCACGTTTGCCCTGGGATACAGGAAATGAGTACACTCGTGATTCTCTTGAATTGTACTATGAG GCTTGTTCTGGAGTTTGCTTATCCAAGAAAGAAATACTCTGTCATCTCTTAGAAGGGACAGCTGCCTCTCATCTGGAAAATTTAGGCACTGAGGAAACTTCAGTTGTCAATCATACTTCAGCTGCAAATG GAAATGGCCCAAAATGGGTCCGCGTGGATGAAAGAAAAACACTtcttgaaattttgaaaggtcCCAATTTCATTATCCCTGGAATTCCTG TATTTTTTGTTGTTAGTAAAAGATCCAGCTTCTACAAGGATTTTAAATCTGGAAAATGGTCTCTGCCACAGTTGTAA